Proteins encoded together in one Terriglobus saanensis SP1PR4 window:
- a CDS encoding MgtC/SapB family protein: MPLDLHWQQIALRLALACVASLAIGYNRDEHGRPAGMRTIMLVTLTATLSMLQVNLLLSLSGKGPTSFNTLDLMRLPLGVLSGIGFIGAGAIIKKENGATGVTTAATLWFTTMLGLLYGGGQIWLGITATVLALFILKVLKKVEQYVPRARRGALTLNLKEGAPDEQTLRELIRGYTFKVQTWSVQYAPANQLVTLRCELQWRANFAQAPNTPRRLDELRSLPGIAGFRWDE, encoded by the coding sequence ATGCCCCTGGACCTCCACTGGCAGCAGATCGCGCTGAGGTTAGCGCTGGCCTGCGTCGCCAGTCTGGCCATCGGCTACAACCGCGACGAACACGGCCGACCCGCTGGCATGCGCACCATCATGCTGGTTACCCTGACGGCGACACTCTCCATGCTGCAGGTCAATCTTCTGCTTTCGCTCAGCGGAAAGGGCCCTACCAGCTTCAACACGCTCGATCTGATGCGTCTTCCCCTCGGCGTCCTCAGCGGCATTGGCTTCATCGGCGCAGGCGCCATCATTAAAAAGGAGAATGGAGCCACCGGCGTGACCACCGCCGCCACGCTCTGGTTCACCACCATGCTCGGCCTCCTTTATGGTGGAGGACAAATCTGGCTTGGCATTACCGCCACAGTGTTAGCCCTTTTCATCCTGAAAGTGCTTAAGAAGGTGGAGCAGTATGTCCCCAGAGCGCGCCGCGGAGCGCTCACCCTGAATCTGAAAGAGGGCGCTCCCGACGAACAGACCCTGCGTGAACTCATTCGCGGTTACACCTTTAAGGTCCAGACCTGGTCCGTCCAGTACGCCCCCGCCAACCAGCTGGTCACGCTTCGCTGTGAACTCCAGTGGCGGGCAAACTTTGCCCAGGCACCCAATACTCCCCGCCGCCTGGATGAGCTGCGCTCTCTTCCGGGGATTGCTGGGTTCCGATGGGATGAATAG